Proteins encoded by one window of Oligoflexia bacterium:
- a CDS encoding MotA/TolQ/ExbB proton channel family protein has product MLTQKLLAVTTGGSEWILYVLIILSVCSVAVIIERFFALRGILNTSQKVGERAKEALKANDLSILDDLSRNHDAVEGRMLAHAIRHISKGGKSSEEIMNGYMLMEKQGLEKNLGFLATLGANAPFIGLLGTVLGIVRAFADLAGSQGNPSVVMAGISEALVATAVGLFVAIPAVVAYNYFQKQVKLILSSAESIKQLCLAYAREKGAR; this is encoded by the coding sequence ATGCTCACACAAAAACTTTTAGCTGTAACAACCGGTGGCTCTGAATGGATTTTGTATGTATTAATTATTTTGTCAGTTTGTTCAGTAGCCGTCATTATCGAAAGATTTTTCGCACTTCGCGGAATTTTAAACACAAGTCAAAAAGTTGGAGAGCGAGCAAAAGAAGCACTTAAAGCAAATGATCTCTCAATTCTCGACGATCTATCGCGTAACCATGACGCCGTTGAAGGCCGCATGCTCGCACACGCCATTAGACATATTTCAAAAGGTGGAAAATCTTCTGAAGAAATCATGAATGGATACATGTTGATGGAAAAACAAGGTTTAGAAAAAAATCTTGGTTTCTTGGCAACATTGGGTGCAAATGCTCCATTTATTGGTTTGTTAGGAACAGTTTTAGGTATCGTACGCGCATTCGCTGATCTAGCAGGCAGTCAAGGAAATCCAAGTGTTGTAATGGCTGGTATTTCTGAAGCACTCGTTGCAACAGCAGTTGGTTTGTTCGTGGCGATTCCCGCAGTTGTTGCCTACAACTATTTCCAAAAACAAGTGAAACTTATTTTAAGTAGCGCTGAAAGTATTAAACAACTCTGCCTAGCTTACGCACGAGAAAAAGGGGCGAGATAA
- a CDS encoding biopolymer transporter ExbD codes for MGGSFNNNDDNPISEINVTPLVDVTLVLLIIFMVTTPMIMKPSINVNLPKAASADQSSPGELAVTISKAGQIFANGNAVSEDGLKSETLKLVASKPEMQAMISADKETPHGVVITVIDIIKGAGVKKFAINIEKKQK; via the coding sequence ATGGGCGGTTCTTTTAATAATAATGATGATAATCCAATTTCAGAAATTAACGTCACTCCACTCGTAGACGTAACACTTGTTTTGTTGATCATTTTTATGGTGACCACTCCCATGATCATGAAACCTAGTATCAATGTGAATTTACCAAAAGCCGCAAGTGCGGATCAAAGTTCTCCAGGAGAATTAGCCGTTACAATTAGTAAAGCGGGTCAGATTTTCGCCAACGGAAATGCAGTGAGTGAAGATGGTTTAAAATCAGAAACACTTAAACTTGTGGCTTCAAAACCTGAAATGCAAGCAATGATCAGCGCAGATAAAGAAACTCCACACGGAGTAGTAATCACTGTCATTGATATTATTAAAGGTGCTGGTGTTAAGAAGTTTGCAATTAATATTGAGAAAAAACAAAAATAA